The DNA sequence CGATTCATACCGGGGAACGTGTAAGCATACTCAAAGCCCGAGCCGTTCTGTTGTTCGAAGTGGTCACGGATGACATTGCGCTCCGCGCAGAGTTGGGGAAGGCCCACGCTTACGATAATCGCTCCAATCAACCGTTCGCCCACGAGGTCGATCCCTTCTCCAAACACGCCACCCAGAACCGCAAAGCCCAGGACAGTTTCATCGTGCTCAACGGAGAAGGACGCGAGGAAATGATGGCGTTCCAGCTCGGTCATCCCGGGATGCTGGGTGACCAACCGGATGGAGGGATGGTTGATCTGAAACAGGTTTAGGACGTCGCTGAGGTATTGATAGGAAGGGAAGTAGACAAGGTAGTTTCCGCGACGTCCCCGCACCAGGGTCGCGATAGCGGCGACGACGTCCGAAATGGAGTGAGCTCGCTTTTTGAAGGAAGTGTTAATTCGGTCGTGAATCAGTACACTCAGGTTTTCGGGAGGAAAGGGTGATCCGAGTTGGACTACCCGATCCTCCATCGCACCGCCGAGCAGATGGCGATAATAGTCGATGGGAGTGAGGGTGGCGGAGAAGAAAACCGTTGCCTTGCCTCGAGTCATGGCTTCTCGGAGCAGAGCTGACGGGTCCATGCAGAAGAGTCGAATCTTCATCGCCGGCCCTCCCTCGTCGAGGAGTGTGGCAAAGTGGTCGTCGTACAGTTCGGCTGTGCGGCGGAATGCCCTCAGGCGGAAGTAAAGCGCCAGCAATCTCTCACGGAACTCGGCAGGCTGATTCCGCACGAGCCACTTCTCTGCCTCCAGGAGCGCTTTGTCCAGAGGGTTGATAAGCCCTGGAGGAAAGGCCTCACAGCGACGAGCGGGCAGGGTGCCCGGTTGGGAAGGGGAAGTGTGCGTCGGGAAGAGGTCCAACTCCAGTGCCGGGTCCAGCTCGTCGCTATCGTCGGGGTAGCGGAACTCGGGATCGGCGAAGTTTTGCAGTGCCTTGTAGAGTTGGTTGAGCGCCCGTGCGCAGCGCGGAGCTGCTGATTTGACCGCGCGTTTGACCTCCTGGAGTTCCTGGCTGTCCAGGTCGGCGGAGAACATATCTCTGGCGCGGTCGACCAGGTTGTGGGCTTCGTCCACGAGGAAGGCGTAATCCCCGGACTCTTCTTCGAAGAATCGACGTAGGTAGGCCTGGGGATCGAATACGTAGTTGTAGTCGCAGATGACCAGGTCCGCCCAGACTGCAGTATCCAGTGAAAGCTCGAAGGGACAGACTTGATGCTTTTGCCCCACTGCTTCGAGAGCGGCTCTGGTGATCTCCTCCCGGCTGAGGACGTCGGTGAGCGCTGGGCGCAGGCGATCGTAGTAGCCGATAGCCAGGGGGCAAGTCAGTGCATCGCAGGGATGGCCGTCCCGCACGCAGACCTTTTCCTTGGCTGTTAGAGTTACGGAGCGGAGCTTCAGCCCGCTCTGGCGCAGGTCCGAGACCGCCTTCTCGGCGATGGTGCGGCCAACGGTTCGGGCGGTGAGGTAGAAGAGATGTTCGAGCCTGCCTTCGCCGAGAGCTTTGACGGCTGGGAACAGCACGGAGAGAGTCTTTCCGATGCCGGTTGGTGCCGAGAGAAACAACCGTCCACCCTTGGCTACGGTGCGATAGGCGGCAACTGCGAGTTCCCGCTGTCCAGATCGGTAGGCCGGGAATGGGAAGGTCAGCGCGCGAATGGACTGGTTGCGCGTTTGTTCCCAGCGCTGCTGAATCCGAAGCCAATCCACGTAGAGCGTGGTGGTTTCGGTGAAGAACGAGGACAGTTCGGCCACGGTGAGCGTCTGCCGAAACTCGGTCACTTGATCGGTCTCCAGGTTGAGATACGAGAGTTGGATGACGATCGGATGGGGATTTCCCAGCTGGGCGTAGAGGAAGCCGTAGATCTTGGCCTGAGCCCAGTGCAAGGGATGAGCGACCGGATCAGATGTTCCTACTACCGTCTTGATCTCTTCGATCAAGGTCTCAAGTGGTCCTGGTAGCACGCCGTCGATGCGGCCACGGATGTGCAGGATGAATTCGCCGGCGTCGATGTGATGTTCGACTGAGACCTCGGTTTGGTACTCGGAGGGACGGCTGCGCTGGAGTTTCTGGTGTCCGCGGATCCCTGCCATTGCACGATCGGAACCGACGAACTGGCGTTCCACCGCAAGATCACCCCGTCGCAGGACGAATTCGACCAAATCGCGAACCGGGACCGTGTGGATGGGTTTGGCGACCGGCTCGTTCATGCCTGCGCACCTCGTCGTGGCAGGCGTTTTTCCGGGGACGAACGACGGGTGGCGGGAGGGCTTGAAGCGGCGATTTGAAGGGCTTGTGCCGGTCGCTTTCCAAGCGACCGATGCTGGGGGACAGGGACTAATTGGGTTAAGGGCACAGGCAGGGTGAGATTTCCTTCACGCGACCGGGTTGATGAATACTTTGGCTCACGGAGGGATGCAAGCTGTGCTCGCGGTGCTCGGGGGCTGGGGGAACGTCCGGGGAGGCACGTTTCTACAGTTGTAGTGCGGGCCGGGTCGTGGGCACAAAAAATCGCCTCAAGTAATCCCTGATCGGGATGGCTTGAGGCGATGCGGTAAGGTCTTGGTCGAGGGTCGTCGCTTAGTATTCCCGATCCTTCTTCACGCCCGGCATGGGGACGGGGTATAGGCCGTTGGCGTCCGAGGTGACCGGGGGAGGCGAATCCATCGTCCACTTGTCGATTCCAGGAGCGTACTCGTGGGGGTGGTTGAGCATGTCGTCGTAGCGGATCTCCTGACCGGTATGGGCGGCCATGCGGCCCATGGAGGTGACAACGCTCGCCTGCACGCCGAAGGGAACTTCGTTGTAGGGCTTATCGTTCCGAATCGCGTCCATCAGGTCGTTCCACTCATTCAGGTAGGGATCGTTTTCGCTCGGATCGACCTTGGATTGCCACAGTGTGCTTTCGCGGGTGGGAAGTTGTCCCAGGTGGATGCTGGAGGGGCCATTATAGTCGCCGGTCTTGGCAGCGACGGCCATGCCCTTAGTTCCGTGGACGTGGCTGAAATACATCGGATGCGCGCCGGTGTTGCAGCGTCCGTCCATATAGAACTTGGACCCGTCCTCGAAGGTGTATTCGACGGCGTAGGAGTCGAAGTTCTGGTCGACCCAGGGATCGCCCTCTGGGCTGTTGCGGTAGTGTCGACCGCCTAGTCCGTGAGCCTTCACGGGCCAGGAGTTTTTCATCCAGCACAGATGATCGATATGGTGGATGTAAAAGTCGCTGTAGCAGCCGCCGCTCGCCCAGAGGAAACTGTGGAAGCGAGAGATCTGCCACAGCAGTTCGCTGGGTTTGCCTGGCCAGCGCTTCGAGAAGGCGGAGGCCACAGGTCCGTGCATGCGGTAGCCACGCATTAGCAGGACGTCGCCAATTTCACCGTCTTGCACCCGCTTGTGCAACTCTTGCAAATGGCGGGCGTGGCGGGACATGAGGCCGACACCGACTTTCAGGTTCTTAGCCTTGGCTTTTTCCGCCAACTCCAGCATGCGGCGGCTGGTGGGACCGTCCGCGGTCACCGGCTTTTCCATGAACACGTTCAGCCCCTTTTCGATCGCATACTGGAAGTGGACCCAGCGGAAGGCGAGGGGAGTAGTGAAGATGGCCACATCGCCTCGCTTCATGGAATCCATGGCCTGTTTATAGCCATCGAACCCGATAAAGCGCTTGTCCTGAGGGACGTCGACGCGGTCGTTGAATTTGTTCTTAAGAGTGCTGTAGCTGTTCTCCAGCCGATCTTCGAACACATCCACCATGGCGCTCAGCGTCACCGGACCCTTTTTGGTGGCGAGGGCGTTTCCGACCGCACCGGTGCCGCGCCCACCGCAACCGATGAGGGCGATTTGAATCGTGTTGTTCTCAGCGGCGTGCACGTGCGGCAACACCACTCCCGCAAGCGCGGAGGTGGCGGCGACGGCGCCGGCAGTTTTGATGAAGCCACGTCGCGTGGTCACCGGATGGTCAGGGGTAGACATAGATTATGGGGGATGACGCACCGATTTGGAGATTAATTCAAGAAATTTGGTGTGGTTGCCGCTGATTTTTGGGGGGCTGGACTTCCTAAGAGGCGAGAAAAAGAACCCTTGCTCGCGGCCATGGCTGAGCTAGCGTGACCGGGACCTGTCGATTGTTGTTAACGATACGTTCACATGGAGAAGAAGTGCCAGTCAGCTCAGGCTGACAACGATCTCCCTTCCAGCTATGAGCGCGGGCTGCCGGCGTGGGGGTGTTGGGGGCCGAATTGGCGGCTCGAGGCTTTGTCTTCGGAGGCTTGCCTGCCATGATCCACTCCGCCACCTCGGAACCTCTCTTGTCCCTGAGTCAGGATGCCACGATTCCGGGTTCTCGCGCCAAGTTTGTGGGGGTTTGTTCGGTCGCCGCCGAACCTCGTCCCTGGCTAGAAGGATTTGCCCGCCAGGTCGCTTTGGACCGGGTAGGGCTTCTCCACGTGGGCATATCGGAGGTTCGTGTTCCGTATCGAATCGTAAGACGATGCCAGACCACCATTTTCTTCCTCGCGGTCTTCGCCGGTGAGGGTCGCGTTTTTATCGACGGTTCCTGGAAATCGGTTCCCTCGGGTCACGGATGTCTGCTTCCGCCGCACATGTTTCACGCCTTTCACGCTGTTGGGCGGGCTCCTTGGCGATTCTGCTGGGTGTGCTGCCCCCCGGACCATTTGGAGGTCCGTTCCGCCTCCCCTCGCCTGGCCCGTTTCGATCCAGAGCCCCTGAGGCACGCTATCCAGGGACTTCTCTGTGAGTGTCGTGACGGAGGCGCGGTTTCTCACGCCACCGCCTGGGTGCATCTCATCGACGGGTACCTGAAGCGATTCGCTCAACCTGAGTCGGCGGACCCCACTTTTACCGCGCTGTGGGAGCGCGTGAATGAAAACCTAGCGGAGCCTTGGTCCCTGGAAAAGCTGGCGAAGTCGGCGCATTGTGGGATTGAACTCCTGAGACGGCGATCTCAGGAAGCCTTTCATCGGAGCCCCATGCACCAAGTCATCTACCTGCGTATGCGACGCGCGGCCGAGCTTTTATCCACCACTCAGGAGAAGGTTGAAACCATTGCGACGACGGTCGGCTATCGGAACCCCTTTGTGTTCTCCAGCACCTTCAAGAAATGGATCGGCTGCACTCCTTCGGCCTACCGGGGTTGGCCCGGGAAATGCAGCCGATCCTAGAAGCCCCATCAGCGGGCTTGCTGATCGCGGTTCATTGGACCACCAGGCGGTAAAACTGCGGTCCCGTCGCCTCCGGAGTGCGAACGCCGGTGTAGCTGCCGGCCGTGATGCCGGAAGCCAAAGGCGTCCAGTCGACCAGATTGCCTGATTGCTGGACCTCATAGCTCAGGCCATCCACTGGCACCCACTGGAGGGTAAATTCGGCGGGGGTGGGACCCAGCGCGAGGGTGAGGTCATTCGGAACCGAGTAACTTTTGCGTTCCAGGCTGAAGAGGCCCTTGACCTCCCCGTCGCTAAGGGTGCGGTCATAGATCCTCAGCCTTCCGATCGTCATCGAGCCGCGCAGGGCGCTGGTTGGGGCTCCGTTGTCATCATTTTGAGATCCGATCCGAATGGGCAGGGGTTGTTGGGCGGTATCCAGCACCCAGGTGTTGAGTGCCCCGGTCACCTTGGTCGTGGCGACGCTCCCCTCGGAGAACACTTTAGCGGTTCGCGATTGAGGATCGTACGAGTAGGCGACATGGGTCCATCGGCCGGCCACCACTCGGCCGCTCCAGCCGACATCTGCTCCGCCCCAATGGCCCACGGCTCCAAAGGTCGTGTTGGCTCCATGGTTGAACGAGAGATTCGAACCATCCGGCCCGCCCCGACGGCCCCAGGCCACAATCGTCTCTTCGTCGGCCAGCGATGGGTTGTAGATCCAGGCGTCGATAGAACGGGCGTTGTTCCCGGCGATGAACGGAGGGGTCGCCGGTCCGGTGTAGAATGCGGCGGAGCCGTCCAGCGTCAGGCCGCGCATTCCGGCTATCTCCTCGACGACTCCGGGGGCCTCCTGAGGCGCTACGAAGCTGCCCCCGAGAGGACCTTGGTTGACCCATTCGGTCTGCGTGCCCAGCTCGAGCGCGGCGGCGTCCACGTAGACGATGGGGCCGCGGGTTGGGGAAGGGGTGCTCGAGGCCTTGTTGGGATCGGCACCGTTGGCCACCTCGCGGAAGTCATCGAATGAATCGCCATCGGAATCCGGTTTCAAGGGGTCAGATCCGGCGTTCTGGGCATCTACCAAAAGGCCGGTGCCGGTCTCGGCACGGTCGCCCAAGCCATCCCCGTCGGTATCGAACTTCAGCGGGTTTGTGGGGGCGGCTTGATTGTTCACCTGACGGTTCACCTCGGCGCCATCGGTCACTCCGTCGCCATCGGAATCCGGATTGTCGGCAAGCGTTCCGGCTCTGAACTCCCCGAGATTGTTCAGGCCGTCGTTGTCGGCGTCGAGGACGGCATCCCCAGCCACGTTCAGATCCAGGAAGGAGTAGCGCAGCTCATACCAGTCGGGAATACCGTCACGATCGGTATCCGCCCAGAGCTGCGGTCGCTCCTCGCTGAACTTGGATCGGATGAAAGTGGAGTCGAGCACCCGGTCGTAAATGCGGAGACGGGCCAGGCTGAGCGATCCTCTGAGGTTGGTGGTGGGAGTGCCGTTCGGTTCGTTTTGTGAGCCAATCCGGAAGGGCAGCGGTTGCCCGGCGGTATCAACTCCCCAAGTGTTGAGGGGGCCGCTGACCTCGGAACTTGCCAGTTCTCCGTCGGAATAGACGGAAGTGGTTTTGTTGACAGGGTTGTAGGTGTAGACCACATAGGTCCAACGTCCTACCGCCAGCTTTCCATCCCATCCCAAATCAGGTGCGCCCCAGTGTCCCACGGCGCCATAGGCGGGGTTCGTTCCGTGATTGAAAGAGAGGTTGGTTCCGTCGCCGCCGCCGCGGCGTCCCCAGGCAACAATCGTTTCTTCGTCCGCGGCGGCCGGGTTGTAGATCCACGCCTCGATGGATCGGGCGCTGTCCCCCGTTAGGACGGAGGGAACTGCGGGCCCGGTGTAGTAATTTACCCCCCCGTCGAGGTTAACTCCGTTCACCCCATCGACGGTCTCGATGTTCGCGGCGGCGCCTTCGGCGGCCACAAAGCTTCCCCCCAGGGGGCCGGTGTTTTGCCACTCGGTCAGCGGGCCGGCCTCCAGGGTGGTAGCATCCAACTCAACAAAGGGGCCACGGTCGGCTCGGGGAAAACTGTTCGAGTCTGTCGGGTTGGTGAAGCTGGCCACTTCACGTCCATCGTCAAAGCCGTCGCCGTCGGTATCCTTTTTCAGCGGGTCGGTCCCCGTGTTGGAAGCGTCGGTGAATGTCCCGCTGCCGGTTTCCACGGCATCCCCCAAACCGTCCTCATCGGTATCGGCCTTGGCCGGATCGGTGGGCGCCGCGAGGTTGTTCACCTTGCGGTTGACTTCGGCCGCGTCCGCAATTCCATCGCCATCGGTGTCAGGTATGGTCGGATTGGCTCCGGCTCGGAATTCCTCTGCGTTCGACAGGCCATCCGAGTCGGCGTCCAGTGCCCCGTCGGCTGGATCATTGGGGTTGAGGGCGTGGAGCACTTCAAACCAATCGGCAGCGCCGTCTCCATCCGAGTCGATTTCAAAGCTCGGCTTCTCTTCCAAGAACTTGGCCCTGATTTGTTCCTCGGTGAGCGCTACATCGTGCATGCGCACGCGTCCTACGGTAATGTTGCTGGGCAAGTCCGCGCCGCTCAGCAAGCCGGCGGCGGTGGTTTGACGTCCGAGGCGAAACGGCACCGGTTGGCCAGCCTCGTCGGTCGCGTGGGCGTTGATGACTCCAGGGGCAAATTCTTTGGTGTTGGCGATCTTCCCATCGAAGTAAACGGTGCCTTTTTGAGTTGTCGCATCGAACGAGTAGGCGATGTGGGTCCAGCGGCCGAAGGCGATCTTCTCATTCCACCCCATGTCACCGGCGCCCCACTGTCCGACGGCCCCAAACGCGGGGTTCGTGCCGTGAAGAAGAGTCCCGTTGCTGCCGTCAGGTCCACCTCGCCTCGCCCAGGAGATGATCACCCCGCCGTCCTGCGGAGCGTCGTCGTAGATCCAGGCCTCGACGCTCCGACTTCGGTTGCCCTGGGCGGCGAGAGTTGTGTTCGGACCCACGTAATGGGTATCGGCTCCGACCAGGGTGACACCTCGTACCCCCAGGATAGCGCTTACTTCCGGGGTAGTGCCTCCGGCGGAGGTGAATTCTCCTCCCACGGTTCCGGAATTCGGCCAGGCTTGGAGCGGTCCGATGCTGAGTTGGGTGGAGTCGAGGTCAATGATGACTTCCCCGTAGGCGGTCGGGAGCCAGACTCCCAGGCCAGCGGCAAAGGCGAAGGAGAACTTGGTCCTTAGGATTCGGGAGGCGAGGGATCTTCCGGTAGAGGAGCCATCGAGTGGGCGGCGTGGTTTCATAGTTCGGGTTGGGTTTGAGTGGTTCCTGTTGTGAAGGATTGCGTGGAGTGCGGCAAGCTTGGAGGGATATCCGAAATACCACATCACCTATCCAGAATGCGTTTCCGGTCGGCCTTCCTCCTGTCCCGCCCGATCCAAGTGAAGGGCGCTGTTCCCGCCGGGCCTGTCATCCAACCGTCACCGTCAGTGGCGGTCTACGGACATCAGATTTTGCTCGATTCTTGCCAGAGGGTCCTTCTAATTTTCACTCACTCATGAAGGTTAACCACTCTTCCGACTCCCACAGGGTTCGTGTACTCTCGCTGACCCCGTTTGGGAATTCTGCCTCCCAGGAACACCTTGAACACGCGAACTGTTCATCCCGCGGCCTCCGTGCGCCGCGAATTTTCGGCCTGTGGCGGAGTTTGGTGGTGCTCGCTCTGGTGACGTTGCTGGGTGCTGGCTATGAGGATGCTCGAGGTCAGTCTTCGAATCCAATAGTCGAGGAGAACCTGCTTCCTGGGACGTTGCCTTCCGTCTGGAACCCTGACAGCTCGGTTCCCACCATTCGCGGATTTACCAGCGAGGTGAGCGTGAACAAGGGAGAGCCGATCACCTTCTACGTGCAGACCCCGGCCGATTCGGGGATCTTGTATGATCTGGTGGTTTACCGACTTGGTTATTATCAGGGACGGGGTGCGCGAGAGGTGGCCCGCTTCGCTGGCACCTCCGTGGATCAGCCCGCTTGCCTTGAGACCGCGACCCCGTCCCTGGATCCGGCGACCGATGCCCGGCAGTTTGCCCGTCTGATCGATTGTGGAAACTGGATCCCTTCCTGGACCTGGAACACACCGGCGAATTTGGTGTCGGGCCTGTTCATGGCCAAGGTCCGGCGGCGGGACACGGGGATCTCCTGCGGCATCTTTTTCGTCGTTCGTGACGACGCGCGGAGTTCGGACATTCTTCTCCAGACATCCGACACCACCTGGCAAGCCTACAATTACGGTCCCGCGTATTATGGTGGGACTATTCCTCCCGAGCGCGCGATGGATGGCCATAGTGTTTACGATTTGTTCAACCCGCGCGCCTACAAGGTGTCTTATCGTCGACCGCATCTCTGGGTGTTGACCAACTCGGTGGCGCCGTACACGCAGATCGTGGGGGACAACACGGTCGGGAATGTGTTGCGCTATGGTGAGGAGTATCCGCTGATTCGTTTTCTCGAAGCGAATGGGTTTGATGTTTCGTACACCACCGGTCGGGACAGCGATCGTCGCGGCGAACTCATGAAAAATCACCGGTTGTTTGTGACCAGTGGCCACGACGAATACTGGTCGCTTCAGCAGAAAGTGAACATCGAGGCAGCCCGCGATGCCGGAGTGAACCTGGCCTTTTTCTCAGGAAACACCGCCTTCTGGAAGATTCGCTGGGAGGATGACCATCACACCATGGTGGTCTACAAGGAGCGAAAAGGGCCGAAGCTGGATCCGCTGCCTGGAGTATCCACCGGGCTGTTTCGGGATCCGCAATTCGGTCCGCCGCTCTATGACGGCTATCAGCCCGAGAACGCCACGACCGGCCTGCTTACCTCCCGCCCAACGCACACGGAGTTCTCCTTGGAGGTTCCCGAGCCGGACGGTAAGTTGCGTTTTTGGAGGAATACGTCGGTCGCTGCGCTGACGGCCGGCGAGTCGGTGGTTTTCGATGGGTTGCTGGGCTATGAGCTGGACGGTGATGTCGACAACGGGTTTCGCCCGCCGGGTTTGTTTTATCTCTCGACTACGGATGTGACGAATCAGGATAGCTCCAGCTTCGAGTTAGGCACGGCGTCGGCGATGCATCATCTCTCCCTCTACCGAGCCGCCAGCGGTGCGCTCGTCTTCTCCGCTGGCACCATGCGTCTCCAGCGCTCGTTGGCAGGCTTTTATAATCAGGCTCCCGCTCCGGCGGACCCGCGGCTGCAACAGGCCATTGTAAACTTGTTCGCGGACATGAATGTTCAACCGGGCAGTCTTCTCGCGGGGCTAAGTCCGGCTACTCGATCCACCGACTTCACTCCGCCAACGGCCCAGGTGACCGGACCTGCGAACGGGAGTTTTGTGACGGTGCAGGATACGGTGGTCGTTTCCGGGACCGCTGCCGACGTTGGAGGCCGGGTGGCCGCGATCGAAGTGTCCACCGATGGAGGTGCGAGCTGGCATCCGGCGGTCGGTCGCCAGGCGTGGACTTATCGCTTCACCCCTTGCAGCGCCGGCTCTTATGGACTTCGGGCGCGGGCTGTAGATGACAGCGGTAACCTGGGTGTCGCTTCCCCGGTCGTTCCCATCAACGCGAGGGTGGCAGCAGTGAATGACTTTGTGGCGAACGGAAGATTCGACTGCGGATTTGACACCATCATCGGCGGGGGCATTACCAACCAGCTCGGCCTGGGCTGGTTTCAAAGGTCGCAGTCGGGCTCGCGTCTTCAGTTGGCTCAGGGTGGACTGATACCGGGAGTGAGCCTGCAGCGAGTCGTGGC is a window from the Verrucomicrobiales bacterium genome containing:
- a CDS encoding ATP-dependent DNA helicase; protein product: MNEPVAKPIHTVPVRDLVEFVLRRGDLAVERQFVGSDRAMAGIRGHQKLQRSRPSEYQTEVSVEHHIDAGEFILHIRGRIDGVLPGPLETLIEEIKTVVGTSDPVAHPLHWAQAKIYGFLYAQLGNPHPIVIQLSYLNLETDQVTEFRQTLTVAELSSFFTETTTLYVDWLRIQQRWEQTRNQSIRALTFPFPAYRSGQRELAVAAYRTVAKGGRLFLSAPTGIGKTLSVLFPAVKALGEGRLEHLFYLTARTVGRTIAEKAVSDLRQSGLKLRSVTLTAKEKVCVRDGHPCDALTCPLAIGYYDRLRPALTDVLSREEITRAALEAVGQKHQVCPFELSLDTAVWADLVICDYNYVFDPQAYLRRFFEEESGDYAFLVDEAHNLVDRARDMFSADLDSQELQEVKRAVKSAAPRCARALNQLYKALQNFADPEFRYPDDSDELDPALELDLFPTHTSPSQPGTLPARRCEAFPPGLINPLDKALLEAEKWLVRNQPAEFRERLLALYFRLRAFRRTAELYDDHFATLLDEGGPAMKIRLFCMDPSALLREAMTRGKATVFFSATLTPIDYYRHLLGGAMEDRVVQLGSPFPPENLSVLIHDRINTSFKKRAHSISDVVAAIATLVRGRRGNYLVYFPSYQYLSDVLNLFQINHPSIRLVTQHPGMTELERHHFLASFSVEHDETVLGFAVLGGVFGEGIDLVGERLIGAIIVSVGLPQLCAERNVIRDHFEQQNGSGFEYAYTFPGMNRVLQAIGRVIRSETDRGIVLLIDSRFSEPRYRQLFPPWWHPVRVTDTPSLTQAVESAWLGLR
- a CDS encoding Gfo/Idh/MocA family oxidoreductase; amino-acid sequence: MSTPDHPVTTRRGFIKTAGAVAATSALAGVVLPHVHAAENNTIQIALIGCGGRGTGAVGNALATKKGPVTLSAMVDVFEDRLENSYSTLKNKFNDRVDVPQDKRFIGFDGYKQAMDSMKRGDVAIFTTPLAFRWVHFQYAIEKGLNVFMEKPVTADGPTSRRMLELAEKAKAKNLKVGVGLMSRHARHLQELHKRVQDGEIGDVLLMRGYRMHGPVASAFSKRWPGKPSELLWQISRFHSFLWASGGCYSDFYIHHIDHLCWMKNSWPVKAHGLGGRHYRNSPEGDPWVDQNFDSYAVEYTFEDGSKFYMDGRCNTGAHPMYFSHVHGTKGMAVAAKTGDYNGPSSIHLGQLPTRESTLWQSKVDPSENDPYLNEWNDLMDAIRNDKPYNEVPFGVQASVVTSMGRMAAHTGQEIRYDDMLNHPHEYAPGIDKWTMDSPPPVTSDANGLYPVPMPGVKKDREY
- a CDS encoding AraC family transcriptional regulator, translating into MIHSATSEPLLSLSQDATIPGSRAKFVGVCSVAAEPRPWLEGFARQVALDRVGLLHVGISEVRVPYRIVRRCQTTIFFLAVFAGEGRVFIDGSWKSVPSGHGCLLPPHMFHAFHAVGRAPWRFCWVCCPPDHLEVRSASPRLARFDPEPLRHAIQGLLCECRDGGAVSHATAWVHLIDGYLKRFAQPESADPTFTALWERVNENLAEPWSLEKLAKSAHCGIELLRRRSQEAFHRSPMHQVIYLRMRRAAELLSTTQEKVETIATTVGYRNPFVFSSTFKKWIGCTPSAYRGWPGKCSRS